CTGCCCAGCTCGCGCACATGCAGATAAGACCAACCGGCCAGAAAACCCGACGCCAGCCCCATCAGACCGGCAAACCACACCTCGCCCGACAAAGTCGGCCGCAGCAGCAATACCACGCCGACAAAGCCCAGCGCCAAACCCATCATGGCGCGCGCGGGCAGCTTCTCCCGCAACAAAACCACGGACAGCAAGGCCAGGAACATCGGCGAGGTGTAAGTCAGCGTGGACGCCGTCGCCAAAGGCAGATGGGCGATGGCGTAAAAAGACATCAACAGCGAGGCATAACCTATCACCCCGCGCTGCAGATGGTAGCGCAGCAAGGGCGTGGCGAAACGCTCGCGCCGCCACAAGGCCGCGCAGCCCAAGGCCAGCACGCCGATCAGCGTGCGCCAGAACACCAGTTCCG
The Chromobacterium sp. IIBBL 290-4 DNA segment above includes these coding regions:
- a CDS encoding DMT family transporter, giving the protein MVVAALFFALMGLFVKLGAEYFSSTELVFWRTLIGVLALGCAALWRRERFATPLLRYHLQRGVIGYASLLMSFYAIAHLPLATASTLTYTSPMFLALLSVVLLREKLPARAMMGLALGFVGVVLLLRPTLSGEVWFAGLMGLASGFLAGWSYLHVRELGRQGEAEWRVVFYFALISSVGGLLLMCFERWHPVTLENVSLLLGVGVTATLAQLAMTRAYKVGRKLTAANLSYLTVVFSCLLGALVWGDILTMDSLLAMGLIMISGMLAGRR